Proteins from one Silurus meridionalis isolate SWU-2019-XX chromosome 3, ASM1480568v1, whole genome shotgun sequence genomic window:
- the LOC124379474 gene encoding serine/threonine-protein kinase Nek5, whose amino-acid sequence MERYMVLGHIGEGAFGKALLARERFGSCRRCVLKQVSLSRMSAQEREAAKKEVTILSKLKHPNIVTFFHSFHERNSLYIVMEYCDGGDLMQKIILQKGKPFSEEQITDWFVQMCLGLKHIHDRKILHRDIKAQNVFLSHGDKRVKLGDFGIARVLNNTAELVMTWVGTPNYISPEICENRPYNNKTDIWSLGCILYELCTLKHPFVAKSWRQLIVKICRGSYNPISDHYSAELRLLLSQVFKVSPQDRPSVNTLLKNPLLHGRISKHLDPQVMEEEFSHQILHKDKPVAQHVNKHIAVLPRPDPAVKPLNRFPPRSERRCPIVKPCGSPNKRILGPAAGFQVARGAGNPAQCETKPNAHLQNCWQNHDHQNQQPRFHQIPVQPLPFYSPPLHPLYFVAQELNEMEKLDNRPNALDPFQLVAAAREEYLQRRQEANHYKRRAEKQLGLRPSTAEAERYRGLSESVAPPQQVAQDRIQGEQEYLRQLQQIRKHYQDEIRGMRQRANAEVENHAAGGDLKLPTENHTHLQNGEQKPADMENALKQVLQQNQKESRERRRKYKVRKAVMFEIKLQDDREQGEREKEEQETEEQNEVGCQEKSANHKLSRPAGKADVKPEERVEEEEESEGEKRVRRGLWRHEAPQTLLNALANMKVFMYSSTQERATDQEEKNPGPQERRKWSDRPPVTLLNALAEAQLTCSSLGEVDMFTSQADQGTVNPLDKGNTPEDEKEKSVEAKKTEDKERTTQTWSWTRSVWSPDQTTMTRTSRSLRMR is encoded by the exons ATGGAGCGGTACATGGTTTTGGGTCACATTGGAGAAGGTGCGTTTGGGAAGGCGTTGTTGGCCCGAGAGAGGTTCGGTTCGTGTCGGCGCTGTGTGTTGAAGCAGGTCAGCCTGTCCAGG ATGTCCGCTCAAGAAAGAGAAGCTGCCAAAAAGGAAGTGACCATACTGTCTAAATTAAAGCATCCCAACATTGtgactttcttccactcatttcATG agagaAATAGTCTCTACATAGTAATGGAATACTGTGATGGAGGAGATCTGATGCAGAAAATCATCTTGCAAAAAGGAAAGCCATTCTCAGAGgaacag ATAACAGACTGGTTTGTTCAGATGTGTTTGGGTCTGAAGCACATTCACGACAGAAAAATTCTGCACAGAGACATCAAagctcag AATGTCTTCCTCTCTCACGGGGACAAACGAGTCAAACTCGGAGACTTCGGCATCGCCCGGGTCTTAAATAA TACGGCAGAGCTGGTGATGACGTGGGTCGGAACGCCCAACTACATCTCGCCCGAGATCTGTGAGAACAGGCCTTATAACAACAAAAC TGATATTTGGTCCCTCGGCTGCATCCTCTATGAGCTCTGCACACTCAAACACCCA tttgtaGCCAAGAGTTGGAGGCAGCTGATTGTAAAGATCTGTAGGGGGAGCTATAATCCAATCTCAGACCATTACAGTGCTGAACTCAGGCTGCTGCTCTCCCAGGTGTTTAAGGTCAGTCCCCAAGACCGGCCCTCAGTCAACACGCTGCTGAAAAACCCCCTTCTGCACGGACGCATCTCCAAGCACCTGGACCCACAG gtcATGGAGGAGGAATTTAGTCACCAAATTCTGCACAAAGACAAACCTGTAGCACAGCATGTTAACAAGCACATtgcag TTCTACCAAGGCCTGATCCAGCAGTAAAGCCCCTAAACAGGTTTCCTCCCAGATCAGAACGCAGATGTCCCATAGTAAAGCCTTGTGGCTCACCAAATAAA AGAATTCTCGGTCCAGCAGCAGGTTTCCAAGTGGCACGAGGAGCAGGAAACCCGGCTCAATGCGAGACCAAGCCCAACGCACATCTGCAGAACTGCTGGCAGAACCATGACCATCAGAACCAACAGCCACGTTTTCATCAAATTCCTGTTCAGCCTCTCCCTTTttattctcctcctcttcatccccTTTATTTTGTAGCACAAGAACTTAATGAGATGGAGAAGCTGGACAACAGACCAAACGCTCTGGATCCTTTccagct TGTGGCAGCAGCACGGGAGGAATACCTGCAGAGAAGACAAGAAGCAAACCACTACAAACGCAGAGCAGAGAAGCAGctg GGTCTGAGGCCCAGTACAGCAGAAGCAGAACGGTACAGAGGCCTCAGTGAGAGTGTCGCTCCACCACAACAAGTGGCACAAGACCGAATCCAGGGAGAGCAG gaataTCTCAGGCAGCTGCAGCAAATCAGGAAACATTACCAAGACGAGATCAGAGGGATGAGGCAGAGAGCCAATGCAGAG GTCGAGAATCATGCAGCGGGGGGGGACCTGAAGCTTCCTACAGAAAATCATACACACTTACAAAACGGAGAACAGAaa CCTGCAGATATGGAAAATGCTCTGAAGCAGGTCCTCCAGCAGAACCAGAAGGAGAGCAGAGAGCGACGGAGAAAATACAAAGTAAGG AAAGCGGTCATGTTCGAGATCAAGCTGCAAGACGACAGAGAGCagggtgaaagagagaaagaagagcaaGAAACGGAGGAACAGAACGAG GTTGGCTGTCAGGAGAAATCTGCCAACCACAAACTCTCGAGGCCTGCAGGCAAAGCTGACGTCAAGCCCGAAGAAAGAgttgaggaagaagaagagagtgaaggagagaaaCGAGTGAGAAGAGGGCTGTGGCGACATGAAGCTCCTCAAACTCTTCTGAATGCTCTGGCCAACATGAAGGTCTTCATGTATTCATCTACACAGG AAAGAGCTACTGATCAGGAAGAGAAGAACCCAGGTCCACAAGAGAGAAGAAAATGGTCAGATCGCCCTCCTGTTACACTCCTTAATGCTCTGGCTGAGGCACAGCTCACCTGCTCTTCACTGGGTGAGGTGGACATGTTCACATCTCAAGCTGACCAAG GAACAGTTAATCCTCTGGATAAAGGCAACACACCGGAGGACGAGAAGGAAAAGTCGGTAGAAGCTAAAAAAACAGAGGATAAAGAGAGGACTACTCAGACGTGGAGTTGGACAAGGAGCGTCTGGAGCCCAGATCAGACGACGATGACAC GAACTTCGAGGAGTCTGAGGATGAGATGA
- the LOC124379660 gene encoding nuclear factor 7, ovary-like, with product MASVFSEEDLSCPVCCEIFNDPVLLHCSHSVCKVCLQKFWKTKGYRECPVCRTKSSIDHPPSNLALKNLCETLIQKKNPKSSSVCETVCSLHGEKLKLFCLDDQQPVCVVCRDSKTHTNHKFCPVDEAVTDCEEELKTALKPLQEKLKIFEDCKRTWSQTAEHIKIQAQHTEQQIKEEFEKLHQVLRDDEAARIAALREEEEQKSLMMKEKIEKLSRDISSLSDTIGAVKKEMRAKDVSFLQNYKTTVKRAQCTLQHPEELSGALIHVAKHLANLKFRVWEKMQDTVQYTPVTLDPNTAHPNLIVSDDLTSVRFDDEKENLPDNPERFDVFPCILGSEGFNSGTHCWDIQVEDCIWWFVGVMTESAQRKGTISSRSGIWYVWYYEGKYGAGSTPQPSTPLSVTHKLQSIRLQLDWDGGKLLFSDPLTGTHIHTFTHTFTDKLLPFLNVRCKNSPKLLPIPFSVKINQS from the exons ATGGCTTCAGTGTTTTCAGAGGAGGATTTGTCCTGTCCTGTGTGCTGTGAAATCTTTAACGATCCTGTTCTCCTGCACTGCAGtcacagtgtgtgtaaagtgtgtttgcAGAAGTTCTGGAAAACCAAAGGATATAGAGAATGTCCTGTTTGTAGGACTAAATCCTCTATAGATCATCCTCCCTCAAATCTGGCCCTGAAGAACCTGTGTGAGACTTTAATacagaagaaaaatccaaaaTCTTCATCAGTCTGTGAAACGGTCTGCAGTCTGCACGGTGAGAAACTGAAACTCTTCTGTTTGGATGATCAACAGccggtgtgtgtggtgtgtcgagattcaaaaacacacaccaaccacAAATTCTGCCCCGTTGATGAGGCAGTTACAGACTGTgag GAGGAGCTGAAAACTGCACTGAAGCCCCTACAGGAGAAACTGAAGATCTTTGAAGACTGTAAACGAACCTGGAGTCAGACTGCAGAACATATAAAG ATTCAGGCCCAACACACAGAGCAGCAGATTAAGGAGGAGTTTGAGAAGCTTCACCAGGTTCTTCGAGATGATGAAGCAGCCAGGATAGCTGCactgagagaggaagaggagcagaagAGTCTGATGATGAAGGAGAAGATCGAGAAGCTGAGCAGAGACATATCATCTCTTTCAGACACGATCGGAGCCGTAAAAAAGGAGATGAGAGCCAAAGACGTCTCGTTCTTACAG AACTACAAGACCACAGTGAAAAG AGCTCAGTGCACACTGCAGCATCCGGAGGAGCTTTCAGGAGCGCTGATCCATGTGGCCAAACATCTGGCCAACCTGAAGTTCAGAGTCTGGGAGAAGATGCAGGACACAGTCCAGTACA CACCTGTAACTCTGGACCCAAACACTGCTCATCCCAACCTCATTGTGTCTGATGATCTGACCAGTGTGAGATTCGATGATGAGAAAGAGAACCTTCCTGATAATCCAGAGAGGTTTGATGTCTTTCCATGCATCCTGGGCTCTGAGGGCTTTAATTCAGGGACACACTGCTGGGACATTCAAGTAGAAGACTGTATATGGTGGTTTGTGGGTGTGATGACAGAATCTGCTCAGAGGAAGGGAACTATATCCTCCAGAAGTGGAATCTGGTATGTGTGGTATTATGAAGGTAAATATGGAGCAGGATCTACACCACAGCCGTCCACTCCCCTCTCAGTAACACACAAACTCCAGAGCATCAGATTGCAGCTGGACTGGGACGGAGGAAAGCTGTTGTTCTCTGACCCTCTCACtggaacacacatacacactttcacacacacatttactgacAAATTACTGCCGTTTCTGAATGTACGTTGTAAAAATTCTCCCAAACTCCTCCCAATTccattttctgtaaaaataaatcagagctGA
- the LOC124379591 gene encoding histone-lysine N-methyltransferase PRDM9-like isoform X2, translating into MGIADRATHTLPPGLEIGKSGLPDAGLGVFNKGDTVPVGAHFGPYQGELVDREEALSSGYSWVIFRHKQCEEYVDAKRDMHSNWMRYVNCARNEEEQNLVACMYRGGILYRTCRPITSGQELLVWYNEYVKDLGCTRDYRRNIKCSENEVNGNTLQVFSCSLCPLSCNSQIELSKHVQSDHYDLCEKQQKSEEKKYDIQVLNISSDQQMSFGVKKDVQTDIPQCSTCGSCFPDQSVLDAHQCAKTPENRPYRCSQCGKGFNHKCVLRKHRRIHTGEKPHRCSHCGKSFIQKCDLQQHERTHTGEKPYHCSQCGKSFSHHSHLQLHQRIHTGEKPFQCSECGKSFTQKSNLQVHLRVHTGEKPYHCTHCGKNFTLQSNLQLHQRIHTGEKPHHCSHCGKSFTHQSTFQRHQRIHTGEKPYFCSQCGKCFNHQSHLQRHQRTHTGEKPYHCSECGKSFSQQSTLHVHQRTHTGEKPYHCSRSENLAL; encoded by the exons ATGGGGATCGCAGACCGagccacacacactcttcctcctGGACTAGAGATTGGGAAGTCTGGACTTCCTGACGCAGGTCTGGGAGTGTTTAATAAGGGAGACACTGTTCCAGTAGGTGCACACTTTGGACCCTATCAGGGAGAGCTGGTGGACCGAGAGGAAGCTCTGAGCAGTGGATACTCCTGGGTG ataTTCAGGCACAAGCAGTGTGAAGAATACGTAGATGCCAAAAGGGACATGCATTCTAACTGGATGAG ATACGTGAATTGTGCTCGTAATGAAGAAGAGCAGAATCTTGTGGCCTGCATGTACCGAGGAGGGATTCTGTACCGTACTTGTCGACCCATCACCTCAGGACAAGAGCTCTTGGTGTGGTATAATGAGTATGTCAAAGATCTCGGGTGTACACGAGACTACCGCAGGAACATCAAGTGCTCTGAGAACG AAGTAAACGGCAACACGTTGCAGGTCTTCTCCTGCTCTTTGTGTCCACTTTCCTGTAATTCTCAAATCGAACTCAGCAAACATGTCCAGAGCGATCACTATGATTTATGTGAGAAGCAGCAGAAATCAGAAGAGAAGAAATATGACATTCAGGTGCTCAACATCTCCAGTGACCAGCAAATGTCATTCGGCGTTAAGAAGGACGTGCAGACGGATATTCCTCAGTGCTCGACGTGTGGAAGTTGTTTTCCTGATCAGAGTGTTCTCGATGCACATCAGTGCGCTAAGACGCCAGAGAATCGGCCGTATCGCTGCTCCCAGTGCGGGAAGGGTTTTAATCACAAGTGTGTTCTTCGGAAACACCGGCGCATTCACACTGGAGAGAAACCACACCGGTGCTCGCACTGCGGGAAGAGTTTTATTCAGAAGTGCGACCTTCAACAGCACGAGCGCACACACACCGGGGAGAAGCCGTACCACTGCTCGCAATGCGGCAAGAGCTTCTCTCATCACAGTCATCTACAGCTTCACCAGCGCATTCACACCGGAGAGAAACCGTTTCAGTGCTCGGAGTGTGGAAAGAGTTTCACCCAAAAGAGCAATCTCCAAGTCCATCTACGCGTTCACACCGGAGAGAAACCTTACCACTGCACGCACTGCGGGAAGAACTTTACCCTCCAAAGTAATCTCCAACTCCACCAGCGCATTCACACCGGAGAGAAGCCGCATCACTGCTCGCACTGCGGCAAGAGCTTTACGCATCAGAGCACTTTCCAGAGACACCAGCGCATTCACACCGGAGAGAAACCGTATTTCTGTTCGCAATGCGGGAAGTGTTTCAATCACCAGAGTCATCTCCAACGGCATCAGCGCACTCACACCGGAGAGAAGCCGTACCACTGCTCGGAGTGTGGAAAGAGCTTCTCTCAGCAGAGTACTCTCCATGTCCACCAGCGCACTCACACCGGAGAGAAACCCTACCACTGCTCCAG GAGTGAAAATCTTGCTCTTTGA
- the LOC124379591 gene encoding histone-lysine N-methyltransferase PRDM9-like isoform X1: MSSAGDTSFCFSTQSQSDHALSQESVDVKIETSDGGMEICVKKEETPILDSCNLGDRPEVTSIKEEEAGNGDCLYCELCKSFFFNKCEVHGPALFIPDTPVPMGIADRATHTLPPGLEIGKSGLPDAGLGVFNKGDTVPVGAHFGPYQGELVDREEALSSGYSWVIFRHKQCEEYVDAKRDMHSNWMRYVNCARNEEEQNLVACMYRGGILYRTCRPITSGQELLVWYNEYVKDLGCTRDYRRNIKCSENEVNGNTLQVFSCSLCPLSCNSQIELSKHVQSDHYDLCEKQQKSEEKKYDIQVLNISSDQQMSFGVKKDVQTDIPQCSTCGSCFPDQSVLDAHQCAKTPENRPYRCSQCGKGFNHKCVLRKHRRIHTGEKPHRCSHCGKSFIQKCDLQQHERTHTGEKPYHCSQCGKSFSHHSHLQLHQRIHTGEKPFQCSECGKSFTQKSNLQVHLRVHTGEKPYHCTHCGKNFTLQSNLQLHQRIHTGEKPHHCSHCGKSFTHQSTFQRHQRIHTGEKPYFCSQCGKCFNHQSHLQRHQRTHTGEKPYHCSECGKSFSQQSTLHVHQRTHTGEKPYHCSRSENLAL; the protein is encoded by the exons ATGAGTTCAGCAGGAGACACATCGTTCTGCTTCTCCACACAGTCTCAGTCTGATCACGCTCTCTCACAG GAAAGTGTGGATGTGAAAATTGAGACTTctgatggagggatggagatCTGTGTGAAGAAAGAGGAGACTCCAATCCTGGACAGCTGCAACCTTGGAGACAGACCTGAAGTTACCTCCATTAAAGAGGAAGAAGCTGGCAATGGGGACTGCCTTT ACTGTGAACTTTGCAAATCCTTCTTCTTTAATAAGTGTGAGGTTCACGGTCCTGCGCTCTTCATCCCTGATACTCCCGTTCCCATGGGGATCGCAGACCGagccacacacactcttcctcctGGACTAGAGATTGGGAAGTCTGGACTTCCTGACGCAGGTCTGGGAGTGTTTAATAAGGGAGACACTGTTCCAGTAGGTGCACACTTTGGACCCTATCAGGGAGAGCTGGTGGACCGAGAGGAAGCTCTGAGCAGTGGATACTCCTGGGTG ataTTCAGGCACAAGCAGTGTGAAGAATACGTAGATGCCAAAAGGGACATGCATTCTAACTGGATGAG ATACGTGAATTGTGCTCGTAATGAAGAAGAGCAGAATCTTGTGGCCTGCATGTACCGAGGAGGGATTCTGTACCGTACTTGTCGACCCATCACCTCAGGACAAGAGCTCTTGGTGTGGTATAATGAGTATGTCAAAGATCTCGGGTGTACACGAGACTACCGCAGGAACATCAAGTGCTCTGAGAACG AAGTAAACGGCAACACGTTGCAGGTCTTCTCCTGCTCTTTGTGTCCACTTTCCTGTAATTCTCAAATCGAACTCAGCAAACATGTCCAGAGCGATCACTATGATTTATGTGAGAAGCAGCAGAAATCAGAAGAGAAGAAATATGACATTCAGGTGCTCAACATCTCCAGTGACCAGCAAATGTCATTCGGCGTTAAGAAGGACGTGCAGACGGATATTCCTCAGTGCTCGACGTGTGGAAGTTGTTTTCCTGATCAGAGTGTTCTCGATGCACATCAGTGCGCTAAGACGCCAGAGAATCGGCCGTATCGCTGCTCCCAGTGCGGGAAGGGTTTTAATCACAAGTGTGTTCTTCGGAAACACCGGCGCATTCACACTGGAGAGAAACCACACCGGTGCTCGCACTGCGGGAAGAGTTTTATTCAGAAGTGCGACCTTCAACAGCACGAGCGCACACACACCGGGGAGAAGCCGTACCACTGCTCGCAATGCGGCAAGAGCTTCTCTCATCACAGTCATCTACAGCTTCACCAGCGCATTCACACCGGAGAGAAACCGTTTCAGTGCTCGGAGTGTGGAAAGAGTTTCACCCAAAAGAGCAATCTCCAAGTCCATCTACGCGTTCACACCGGAGAGAAACCTTACCACTGCACGCACTGCGGGAAGAACTTTACCCTCCAAAGTAATCTCCAACTCCACCAGCGCATTCACACCGGAGAGAAGCCGCATCACTGCTCGCACTGCGGCAAGAGCTTTACGCATCAGAGCACTTTCCAGAGACACCAGCGCATTCACACCGGAGAGAAACCGTATTTCTGTTCGCAATGCGGGAAGTGTTTCAATCACCAGAGTCATCTCCAACGGCATCAGCGCACTCACACCGGAGAGAAGCCGTACCACTGCTCGGAGTGTGGAAAGAGCTTCTCTCAGCAGAGTACTCTCCATGTCCACCAGCGCACTCACACCGGAGAGAAACCCTACCACTGCTCCAG GAGTGAAAATCTTGCTCTTTGA
- the LOC124379539 gene encoding LOW QUALITY PROTEIN: histone-lysine N-methyltransferase PRDM9-like (The sequence of the model RefSeq protein was modified relative to this genomic sequence to represent the inferred CDS: inserted 1 base in 1 codon): MSSAGDTPLCSSTPPHPQLSQPGDDVKSEASSRAPVVHVKEEETPEPNPYSHTDESDNMPEVIAVKEEETGDEDFLYCELCKSFFFNKCEVHGPALFIPDTPVPMGIADRATHTLPPGLEIGXSGLPEAGLGVFNKGDTVPVGAHFGPYQGELVDREEALSSGYSWVIYRNRNGEEYVDGRREIHANWMRYVNCARNEDEQNLVAFMYHGGILYRCSRPINPGQELLVWYEEEYARNLGHTFDRLWNKKSSANETSKATSQLFSCSLCPLYYTSQTYLNKHIQSFHPEEYLKQQVSGESPMPANSSVAETSAALRFNTPQKETGMCSGRGNGLPLETSECSPAGETLYQCSQCSKSFNKKSNLRKHQRIHTGEKPYHCSQCEKSFIQKSDLRQHLRIHTGEKPYHCSQCSKSFTHQSHLQLHQRIHTGEKPYHCSECGKRFNQKSNLHVHQRIHTGEKPYHCSHCGKNFTLQSHLHVHQRIHTGEKPYHCSQCGKSFTHQSHLQRHQRTHTGQKPYQCSQCGKSFNHQSHLQRHQRTHTGEKPYHCSECGKSFSQQSTLQLHQRIHTGEKPYHCSRCEKRFTYSLTFKTHKCTNTDPLHYLNYLSN; the protein is encoded by the exons ATGAGTTCAGCAGGAGACACACCGCTCTGCTCCTCCACACCTCCTCATCCACAGCTCTCACAG CCGGGCGACGATGTCAAATCCGAGGCTTCGTCCAGAGCGCCGGTGGTCCATGTGAAGGAAGAGGAGACGCCCGAGCCGAACCCGTACAGCCACACGGACGAGTCCGACAACATGCCTGAAGTGATCGctgtgaaagaggaagaaacgGGGGATGAAGACTTCCTCT aCTGTGAACTTTGCAAATCCTTCTTCTTTAATAAGTGTGAGGTTCACGGTCCTGCGCTCTTCATCCCTGATACTCCCGTTCCCATGGGGATCGCAGACCGagccacacacactcttcctcctGGACTAGAGATTG AGTCTGGTCTTCCTGAGGCAGGTCTGGGAGTGTTTAATAAGGGAGACACTGTTCCAGTAGGTGCACACTTCGGACCCTATCAGGGAGAGCTGGTGGACCGAGAGGAAGCTCTGAGCAGTGGATACTCCTGGGTG ATCTACAGGAATAGGAATGGTGAGGAATACGTAGATGGCAGAAGAGAGATTCATGCAAACTGGATGCG GTATGTGAATTGCGCTCGAAATGAAGATGAGCAGAACCTCGTGGCTTTTATGTATCACGGAGGGATTCTGTACCGTTGCTCTCGACCCATCAACCCAGGTCAGGAGCTCCTGGTGTGGTATGAAGAGGAGTACGCCCGAAATCTAGGACATACTTTTGATCGCCTCTGGAACAAAAAGTCCTCTGCAAACG AAACAAGCAAAGCTACGAGTCAGCTTTTCTCCTGCTCGCTGTGTCCACTTTATTATACGTCTCAAACTTATCTCAACAAACACATCCAGAGCTTCCACCCTGAGGAGTATCTGAAACAGCAGGTTTCAGGAGAGAGTCCGATGCCAGCAAACAGCTCCGTTGCTGAAACCTCTGCTGCTCTCAGATTTAACACGCCACAGAAGGAAACCGGCATGTGCTCAGGCAGGGGAAACGGTCTGCCTCTGGAAACGTCCGAGTGCAGTCCAGCTGGAGAGACGCTGTATCAGTGCTCGCAGTGCAGCAAGAGTTTCAACAAAAAGAGCAATCTGAGAAAACACCAACGCATTCACACTGGAGAAAAACCGTATCACTGCTCACAGTGCGAAAAGAGCTTCATCCAAAAAAGTGACCTCCGGCAACACCTGAGAATTCACACCGGGGAGAAGCCGTACCACTGCTCGCAGTGCAGCAAGAGCTTCACCCATCAGAGCCATCTCCAGCTTCACCAGCGCATTCACACCGGAGAGAAACCCTACCACTGCTCGGAGTGTGGAAAGCGGTTCAATCAGAAGAGCAATCTCCACGTCCATCAGCGCATTCACACCGGAGAGAAACCCTACCACTGCTCGCACTGTGGGAAGAACTTCACCCTCCAGAGTCACCTCCACGTCCACCAGCGCATTCACACCGGAGAGAAGCCCTACCACTGCTCTCAGTGTGGAAAGAGCTTCACTCACCAGAGCCATCTCCAGAGACATCAGCGCACTCACACGGGACAGAAACCATATCAGTGCTCACAATGCGGCAAGAGTTTCAATCACCAGAGCCATCTCCAGCGGCATCAGCGCACTCACACCGGAGAGAAGCCCTACCACTGCTCGGAGTGTGGGAAGAGCTTCTCTCAGCAGAGTACTCTCCAGCTACACCAGCGTATTCACACCGGAGAGAAACCCTACCACTGCTCCAGGTGTGAGAAGagattcacttactcacttacatTCAAGACTCACAAGTGCACAAACACAGACCCgttacattatttaaattatttgtctAATTGA